The Persephonella atlantica genome includes a window with the following:
- a CDS encoding phosphoribosyltransferase → MGRFVEDKKLHGKSFVFKDREDAGDKIADFIQKYIDKNSIILAVPSGGIPVAYRMSKKLHIPFDLVLVKKITYPWTTEAGFGAVSVEGDEVINSEAVEYYRLSEEEIKKQKEKTVQILKERNRKFRRGKPFPDIKGKTVVVVDDGLASGSTMKAAIEMITRKKPEKIIVAVPTCSHSAVKTLLPETDMIVCLNYRPDYPYAVADAYENWYDLTDEDVLYYLEKKEGNDD, encoded by the coding sequence ATGGGAAGATTTGTTGAAGATAAAAAACTTCACGGGAAGAGTTTTGTTTTCAAAGACAGGGAAGATGCTGGAGATAAGATTGCTGACTTTATACAGAAATACATTGATAAAAATAGCATAATACTTGCGGTTCCATCAGGGGGCATTCCAGTCGCTTACAGAATGTCTAAAAAACTCCACATACCCTTTGACCTTGTTCTGGTCAAAAAAATAACATATCCATGGACTACAGAGGCAGGATTTGGAGCTGTAAGTGTAGAAGGAGACGAGGTTATAAACAGTGAAGCAGTTGAGTATTACAGACTGTCAGAGGAAGAAATCAAGAAACAGAAGGAAAAAACTGTTCAGATATTGAAAGAGAGAAACAGGAAATTCCGCAGAGGAAAACCATTTCCCGATATAAAAGGTAAAACTGTCGTTGTTGTAGACGACGGTCTTGCATCAGGAAGCACCATGAAGGCAGCAATAGAGATGATAACAAGGAAAAAACCTGAAAAAATTATAGTTGCTGTTCCCACCTGTTCCCATTCTGCAGTAAAAACTCTCCTGCCTGAGACTGATATGATTGTCTGCCTGAACTACCGCCCAGACTATCCTTATGCCGTTGCAGACGCCTACGAGAACTGGTATGACCTGACAGATGAAGATGTTTTATACTATCTGGAAAAAAAGGAGGGAAACGATGATTAA
- a CDS encoding secondary thiamine-phosphate synthase enzyme YjbQ, translating into MIKYLEVVTQKRTHFEDITEEVQEAIDESGIEEGICYLYVPHTTAGIFINENADPDVKWDIEQMLDKLVPWRGDYRHIEGNAAAHIKSVLVGNSIMIPIREGRLMLGTWQGIFFAEFDGPRTRKVIMKIIKG; encoded by the coding sequence ATGATTAAATACCTGGAGGTTGTAACACAAAAAAGAACTCACTTTGAAGATATAACTGAAGAAGTCCAGGAAGCAATTGACGAAAGCGGTATAGAAGAAGGGATATGTTATCTTTATGTCCCTCATACGACAGCAGGCATATTCATAAACGAAAATGCAGACCCTGACGTAAAATGGGATATAGAGCAGATGTTAGATAAACTGGTACCCTGGAGGGGAGACTACAGACATATAGAAGGTAACGCTGCAGCCCACATAAAGTCTGTTTTAGTGGGAAACAGCATTATGATTCCTATCAGAGAAGGCAGACTGATGCTTGGAACCTGGCAGGGAATATTCTTCGCAGAATTTGACGGTCCAAGAACAAGGAAAGTGATAATGAAAATAATCAAAGGCTGA
- the dnaX gene encoding DNA polymerase III subunit gamma/tau has protein sequence MTYETFARKYRPKNFQQVVGQEAVVRTLSNAIKMNRISHAYIFAGSRGLGKTTIARIITKCLNCEKGITENPCGKCESCLEIEKGSFPDMYEIDAASNRGIDDIRLLRDNVNYAPIKGRYKVYIIDEAHMLTREAFNALLKTLEEPPPNNIFILATTELHRIPDTIRSRCQTFIFRPPTKKQITEYLRRILEEENIEYEEEALELIAEASNGGVRDAASILDQAVIHGGGQVKKETTTQLLGIIPEEIIKEFLTALKDREIKQMVKIVEKLDREGYDIVVFWNQIIGKIHQHMTKLLTEEKSDIFEKDDIEYLIYANDIFRKGYIEAKGFFDKKDIFQLSILKLRFMKNLIPLKEILEKGVKYTQPEKKESKEEKFNLQSAILKIGKEAGGIVAGALKKANIKEENDRFVIMVDKTVADLLRDKIDVIKKHFPKPVTIEEMQIKTERKKTKKRDESVEKVLELFQGKIISYKEE, from the coding sequence ATGACTTACGAAACATTTGCAAGAAAGTACAGACCAAAGAATTTCCAGCAGGTTGTTGGACAGGAAGCTGTTGTTAGAACACTGTCCAATGCTATAAAAATGAACAGAATATCCCACGCTTACATATTTGCAGGATCAAGAGGTCTTGGTAAGACCACTATCGCAAGAATCATAACAAAATGTTTAAACTGTGAAAAAGGCATAACAGAAAATCCCTGCGGAAAGTGTGAAAGCTGTCTGGAAATTGAAAAAGGTTCTTTCCCTGACATGTACGAGATAGATGCTGCATCAAACAGGGGAATAGATGACATCAGGTTACTGAGAGATAACGTAAATTATGCCCCCATAAAAGGAAGATACAAAGTTTACATTATAGACGAAGCCCACATGCTTACAAGAGAAGCATTTAATGCACTCCTTAAAACTCTTGAAGAACCACCTCCAAACAACATATTTATACTTGCCACAACAGAGCTACACAGGATACCAGATACCATAAGGTCAAGATGTCAGACATTTATATTCAGACCACCTACAAAAAAGCAGATAACAGAGTATCTCAGACGGATTTTGGAAGAGGAAAATATAGAGTACGAGGAAGAAGCATTAGAGCTTATAGCAGAGGCAAGTAATGGAGGAGTAAGAGACGCAGCAAGTATACTTGATCAGGCTGTCATACATGGAGGAGGTCAGGTAAAAAAAGAAACAACAACCCAGCTTTTAGGCATTATTCCAGAGGAAATAATAAAAGAGTTTCTGACAGCACTGAAAGACAGAGAAATTAAACAGATGGTAAAAATAGTAGAAAAGTTAGATAGAGAAGGGTATGACATTGTCGTTTTCTGGAATCAGATAATAGGGAAAATTCATCAACATATGACAAAGCTACTTACAGAAGAGAAGTCTGACATTTTTGAAAAAGATGATATTGAGTATCTCATATATGCCAATGACATATTCAGAAAAGGATACATAGAGGCAAAAGGATTTTTTGACAAGAAAGACATATTTCAGCTTTCTATTCTGAAACTCAGATTTATGAAGAATCTAATCCCATTAAAAGAGATTTTAGAAAAGGGAGTAAAATATACACAGCCTGAAAAAAAAGAGTCAAAAGAAGAAAAGTTTAATCTTCAAAGTGCAATTTTGAAAATAGGAAAAGAAGCCGGCGGAATTGTAGCTGGAGCTCTGAAGAAAGCCAACATAAAGGAAGAAAATGACAGATTTGTAATAATGGTTGATAAAACCGTTGCAGACCTGCTTAGAGATAAAATAGATGTGATAAAAAAACATTTTCCTAAGCCTGTTACTATAGAGGAGATGCAGATAAAAACAGAAAGAAAAAAAACAAAAAAGAGAGACGAATCTGTAGAGAAAGTTCTGGAGCTGTTTCAGGGAAAAATAATAAGCTATAAGGAGGAGTAA
- a CDS encoding YbaB/EbfC family nucleoid-associated protein: MFNLGNLGDMMKMMKTMQENMERAKEELRNEDIIVEVGGGMVKIVVNGLGEAKDVFIDKSLLTEENHEILQDLLVAAINEANARSKEVMSQKLSQAAGLPGNIPGLSNLL; encoded by the coding sequence ATGTTTAATTTAGGAAATTTAGGAGATATGATGAAAATGATGAAAACTATGCAGGAAAATATGGAAAGGGCAAAAGAAGAGCTGAGAAATGAGGATATCATTGTTGAAGTTGGAGGAGGGATGGTAAAGATTGTTGTGAATGGTCTGGGAGAAGCAAAAGATGTATTTATTGATAAATCACTGCTTACAGAGGAAAATCATGAGATTTTGCAGGATTTATTAGTTGCAGCAATAAATGAAGCTAATGCCCGCTCAAAAGAAGTAATGTCCCAAAAGCTTTCCCAGGCAGCAGGACTTCCAGGAAATATTCCAGGACTGAGTAATCTGTTATGA
- the recR gene encoding recombination mediator RecR encodes MNNSIIPETLKKVVEEISQLPGYGEKSAQRLAVNILNIPRGEALKLIKTFMEMLEKIHPCRQCGIYTEEELCPVCRDENRDKTIICVVEESFDAFAIERTGKYNGLYHVIGGRLSPLEEITPEDLNIESLLKRVEENPVKEVILATNPTVEGEATASYIHNLLKNKKIIVSRIGYGLPFGAVLENADDFTLSKALEHKTPI; translated from the coding sequence ATGAATAACAGTATTATCCCAGAAACATTAAAGAAAGTAGTAGAAGAAATATCCCAGCTTCCTGGATACGGAGAAAAGTCTGCCCAGAGACTTGCAGTAAACATACTAAATATACCAAGGGGGGAAGCATTAAAGCTGATAAAAACTTTTATGGAAATGTTAGAAAAAATACATCCATGCCGGCAGTGCGGTATCTATACAGAAGAAGAGCTGTGTCCTGTATGCCGTGATGAAAATAGAGACAAAACCATTATATGTGTTGTGGAAGAGAGTTTTGATGCATTTGCCATAGAAAGGACAGGAAAGTACAACGGGCTTTATCACGTTATTGGAGGAAGGCTTTCTCCCCTTGAAGAGATAACCCCAGAAGATCTGAATATAGAAAGTCTTTTAAAAAGAGTTGAGGAAAATCCTGTAAAAGAGGTCATACTTGCCACTAATCCTACAGTTGAAGGAGAAGCTACAGCATCTTACATACACAATCTGCTGAAAAACAAGAAGATCATCGTATCACGAATAGGCTACGGCCTTCCCTTTGGAGCAGTACTGGAAAATGCAGATGATTTCACTCTATCAAAGGCTCTTGAACATAAAACTCCTATCTAA
- a CDS encoding 2-oxoacid:acceptor oxidoreductase family protein, translating to MTTATDKGMREIRWHGRGGQGTVTAAKMLASAAIIRGKHGQAMPEFGLERSGTPVKVSTRISDHIINTRAPVDNPEIVIITDPSLMFTIKDIIKAGTDENTVFIVNTNFPPDKVRKILDIPNNELWIVDASKIALEEFGRNIPNTAVLGAVAKATGIVDLDALKQEITEAFEASSKLRALLPQNLKALERGYEEVYKAE from the coding sequence ATGACAACCGCTACTGACAAAGGTATGAGGGAAATCCGCTGGCATGGAAGAGGTGGTCAGGGAACAGTTACTGCAGCAAAAATGCTTGCATCTGCTGCAATCATAAGAGGAAAACACGGACAGGCTATGCCAGAGTTTGGACTGGAAAGATCCGGAACACCTGTTAAAGTATCAACAAGAATAAGCGACCATATTATAAATACAAGAGCACCTGTTGACAATCCAGAAATCGTTATAATAACAGACCCATCATTGATGTTCACCATCAAAGATATCATAAAAGCAGGTACAGATGAGAATACTGTATTTATCGTTAACACAAACTTTCCTCCAGATAAAGTAAGAAAAATATTAGACATTCCTAATAACGAGCTGTGGATTGTTGACGCTTCAAAAATAGCCCTCGAGGAGTTTGGAAGGAATATACCAAACACAGCAGTTTTAGGAGCAGTAGCAAAGGCAACAGGAATTGTTGATTTAGATGCATTAAAGCAGGAAATAACAGAAGCCTTTGAAGCATCCTCAAAACTGAGAGCATTGCTTCCACAGAACCTTAAAGCATTAGAAAGGGGGTATGAAGAGGTTTATAAGGCAGAATAA
- a CDS encoding 4Fe-4S binding protein, with translation MSYQLKPWHEIPIGSIVPEAGSSKINHTGSWRMLRPVLNYDKCTHCLICWIFCPDDSIPVSPQERFETDFEYCKGCGICAVECPYDALEMVPEMEIKLKELEEELG, from the coding sequence ATGAGCTATCAACTCAAACCATGGCACGAAATACCAATAGGTTCAATAGTTCCTGAGGCCGGTTCCAGTAAAATCAATCATACCGGTTCATGGAGAATGCTCAGACCAGTTCTGAATTACGACAAATGTACCCACTGCCTCATCTGCTGGATATTCTGTCCTGATGACTCAATACCAGTTTCTCCACAGGAAAGATTCGAAACGGACTTTGAATACTGTAAAGGATGCGGTATATGTGCAGTCGAATGCCCCTATGACGCACTTGAGATGGTTCCAGAGATGGAGATAAAACTGAAAGAGCTTGAAGAAGAATTAGGTTAA
- the porA gene encoding pyruvate ferredoxin oxidoreductase, translating to MAQTKVIALTGNQAAAEAMRQINFDIAAVYPISPQTELMGFFAEYVANGEVDTEMIAVDGEHSAMATCIGAAAAGARTITASAGPGIAYMVENLYVASGMRVPIVLLDVNRALSAPLSIHCDHADSMLTRDTGWISIFSENAQEAYHNIIMAVKISEKAMFPIIVNYDGYIVSHSIEDVEILDDETVRNFVGPSDIHRIPYPLLDTDKPVTYGATAQPDYYTECKYQQHVDFLKVYDVVREVFDEFAEISGKRYDFIEEYKTEDAEYIGISMGSSFGTLKDAVDRLREQGRKVGAIKIRLYRPFPVKEVAQALSKAKGVVVLDRADSFDGIGGPLFKDIATALLATENNPYLHNFIYGLGGREIHEEEFMRAFDRLERLEKGIETRENFVEYLQVRE from the coding sequence ATGGCTCAAACAAAAGTTATAGCTTTAACAGGTAATCAGGCTGCTGCAGAAGCAATGAGGCAGATAAACTTTGATATTGCAGCAGTCTATCCAATATCTCCACAGACAGAGCTTATGGGATTTTTCGCAGAGTATGTGGCAAATGGTGAAGTTGACACAGAGATGATAGCTGTTGATGGTGAGCACTCTGCTATGGCCACCTGTATCGGTGCTGCAGCTGCAGGTGCAAGAACAATAACAGCTTCAGCTGGACCAGGTATTGCCTACATGGTAGAAAATCTGTACGTTGCTTCTGGAATGAGAGTTCCTATTGTTTTATTAGACGTTAACAGGGCTCTTTCAGCACCCCTTTCTATTCACTGTGACCATGCAGACTCAATGCTAACAAGAGACACAGGATGGATATCCATATTCTCAGAGAACGCTCAGGAAGCATACCACAACATCATAATGGCTGTTAAGATTTCTGAAAAGGCTATGTTCCCTATTATCGTTAACTACGATGGTTATATCGTTTCCCACTCTATTGAAGATGTTGAGATTTTGGACGATGAGACAGTAAGAAACTTCGTAGGACCTTCAGACATCCACAGAATTCCTTATCCACTCCTTGATACTGATAAACCTGTAACCTACGGTGCAACAGCTCAGCCAGACTACTATACAGAGTGTAAATATCAGCAGCATGTGGACTTTCTTAAAGTTTACGATGTAGTAAGAGAAGTGTTTGATGAATTTGCAGAAATATCAGGAAAGAGGTATGACTTTATAGAGGAATACAAAACAGAAGATGCAGAATATATCGGTATATCTATGGGTTCTTCATTTGGAACATTAAAAGATGCAGTTGACAGATTGAGAGAGCAGGGAAGAAAAGTAGGAGCAATAAAGATTAGACTTTACAGACCATTCCCTGTTAAAGAGGTAGCTCAGGCATTATCAAAAGCAAAAGGCGTTGTTGTATTAGACAGGGCTGACTCGTTTGACGGTATTGGAGGACCTCTGTTTAAAGACATAGCAACTGCCCTGCTTGCAACAGAAAACAACCCATACCTGCATAACTTCATATACGGACTTGGCGGTAGAGAGATACACGAAGAAGAGTTTATGAGAGCATTTGACAGACTTGAGCGCCTTGAAAAAGGCATTGAAACAAGAGAGAACTTTGTAGAATACTTACAAGTGAGGGAGTAA
- a CDS encoding thiamine pyrophosphate-dependent enzyme, whose translation MAKKRPIALLSELASHKETFGGDMPLAPGHRMCIGCGIPPIVNEVILAINEPVIISNATGCLEVTTGVYPVTAWNVPWIHVNFQSAATVMAGVEAAYKVLKKKGVIPEDKKIHFVAFGGDGGTYDIGFQALSATAERGHNVLYVCYNNEGYQNTGYQKSSATPIGAYTKTTPVGKAKVGKQEPRKDLTMIMAAHGIPYVAQASPHIFRDLTRKTKKAISMDGFKFINVLEPCTLSWRFSPEDTMRLAKLAVETRYWPVYEVIDGKYWKVNIKPKKPKPIEEYIAAQPRWKHVLKYPEILEKIQKEIDEKWNLLLHLEEMSKKLAEEEGVDYEELFKVPED comes from the coding sequence ATGGCAAAAAAGAGACCTATAGCACTACTTTCAGAACTTGCTTCACATAAAGAAACATTTGGCGGAGATATGCCCCTTGCACCGGGACACAGAATGTGTATCGGGTGCGGAATCCCACCAATCGTAAATGAGGTAATTCTCGCAATAAACGAACCTGTCATTATATCTAATGCAACTGGATGTCTTGAAGTTACTACAGGTGTTTACCCTGTAACAGCATGGAACGTTCCGTGGATACACGTTAACTTCCAGTCTGCCGCAACTGTTATGGCAGGTGTGGAAGCTGCATACAAAGTGCTGAAGAAAAAAGGAGTTATTCCTGAAGATAAAAAGATACACTTTGTCGCATTCGGTGGAGATGGCGGAACATATGACATAGGATTTCAGGCTTTATCTGCTACAGCTGAAAGGGGACATAACGTCTTGTACGTGTGTTATAACAACGAAGGATATCAGAACACAGGTTATCAGAAGTCGTCAGCAACTCCTATAGGTGCATACACAAAGACAACACCTGTAGGAAAAGCAAAAGTTGGTAAACAGGAACCAAGAAAAGACCTTACAATGATAATGGCAGCTCACGGTATTCCGTATGTGGCTCAGGCATCTCCCCACATATTCAGAGACCTGACAAGGAAAACAAAGAAAGCCATATCAATGGATGGATTTAAATTTATAAATGTTTTGGAGCCCTGTACACTGTCGTGGAGATTCTCTCCAGAAGACACTATGAGACTTGCCAAACTTGCTGTAGAAACAAGATACTGGCCTGTTTACGAAGTAATTGACGGAAAATACTGGAAAGTTAACATCAAACCTAAAAAGCCAAAACCTATTGAGGAATACATAGCAGCCCAGCCAAGATGGAAACACGTTCTGAAATATCCAGAAATACTTGAGAAGATACAGAAAGAGATTGACGAAAAATGGAATCTTCTCCTCCATCTGGAAGAGATGTCCAAAAAACTTGCCGAAGAAGAAGGTGTTGATTACGAGGAACTGTTTAAAGTTCCAGAAGACTAA
- a CDS encoding DUF302 domain-containing protein gives MRAVLMMLLLVFSVVYSYEDFVQYEKGYYYVVINRGSFENVNSKLIEEITLHGWDVIHTINVDKTTGIKTPYKTHLLCKSKYLKKGLEKFKSIGVIIPCKMAIFVEGNTIKIMVEDVTEYAKIYRPEDKEFYRFLSKVKDEMIDILNKTAGRFMKSRYTPYE, from the coding sequence ATGAGAGCAGTTTTGATGATGCTTCTGCTTGTATTTTCTGTTGTTTATTCTTACGAAGACTTTGTTCAGTACGAAAAGGGATACTACTATGTTGTGATAAACAGAGGCTCTTTTGAGAACGTTAACTCAAAGCTGATAGAAGAGATAACACTGCACGGATGGGATGTTATTCACACTATAAATGTGGATAAGACAACAGGTATCAAAACCCCTTACAAAACACACCTGCTGTGTAAATCAAAATACCTGAAAAAAGGACTGGAAAAGTTTAAATCTATAGGGGTTATCATACCATGTAAAATGGCCATATTTGTTGAAGGAAATACCATAAAGATTATGGTGGAGGATGTTACAGAGTATGCAAAGATTTATAGACCGGAAGATAAAGAGTTTTACAGATTTCTGTCTAAAGTAAAAGATGAGATGATAGACATTCTGAACAAAACAGCAGGAAGATTTATGAAAAGCAGATATACTCCTTATGAATAG
- a CDS encoding tetratricopeptide repeat protein, with amino-acid sequence MMSERIEALKRALEKEPDNPLGLYGLAVELFKEKRYDEAILYLHKYIDVHEDEGAAYRLLAQSYLNIGDVEKAIEYYQKGIEQAKKFNHQSMVEEFSQEIQNLKGML; translated from the coding sequence ATGATGAGTGAGAGAATAGAAGCATTAAAAAGGGCTTTAGAAAAAGAGCCAGACAACCCACTGGGACTGTACGGGCTGGCTGTAGAACTGTTTAAAGAAAAGAGATACGATGAGGCCATACTGTACCTGCACAAATATATTGACGTTCACGAAGATGAAGGAGCAGCATACAGACTGTTAGCCCAGTCATATCTGAACATCGGAGATGTAGAAAAAGCTATTGAATATTATCAAAAAGGGATAGAGCAGGCAAAAAAGTTCAATCATCAGTCAATGGTTGAAGAGTTCAGTCAGGAAATACAAAATCTGAAAGGTATGCTGTAA
- a CDS encoding glycosyltransferase family 9 protein, with amino-acid sequence MKVLVIRLSSLGDVILSSAVLNPLYTQGFEIDFLTLKPFHQLFESDYRINSVIYADKKELTGASSIKKFASQLKDYDYIIDLHSTFRSVLLTKFLKGKVLRYRKKSILRRLYTKRFFRKFLKKPFNVLEGYIDVIVPLGIEKKIYRPEIILTEKEIDSAKKKLPENFIVIGAGARYRNKSYPFFDKVSQILLKEGFTVVLVGSREDKRIDKGRYSEGVIDLRGKLTIRESLSVVSNALLTVSNDSAVAHMSRAVKTPVLMIYGATHPFFGFYPFPEEGEYILKGLKCQPCHIHGKKECKLKTVECLNIGPEVIANRALNLLKKSL; translated from the coding sequence GTGAAAGTCTTGGTAATCAGGCTGTCATCGTTAGGAGATGTGATACTATCCTCAGCAGTGCTAAACCCCTTATACACACAAGGATTTGAGATAGACTTCCTGACGCTAAAACCGTTCCACCAGCTTTTTGAAAGTGACTACAGGATAAACAGCGTTATATATGCCGACAAAAAAGAGCTGACAGGAGCCTCCAGTATAAAAAAATTTGCCTCACAGCTAAAAGATTACGATTACATCATTGACCTTCACTCAACATTCAGGTCTGTCCTCCTTACAAAATTTCTAAAAGGAAAGGTTCTCAGATACAGAAAAAAAAGCATACTCAGAAGACTGTACACAAAAAGATTTTTTAGAAAGTTTCTAAAAAAGCCCTTCAATGTGTTAGAAGGATACATAGATGTGATAGTACCACTGGGAATAGAAAAAAAAATATACAGACCAGAAATCATACTGACAGAAAAAGAGATTGATAGTGCAAAGAAAAAACTACCTGAAAATTTTATTGTTATAGGAGCAGGAGCAAGATACAGGAATAAATCATACCCATTTTTTGATAAGGTTTCACAGATACTGCTGAAAGAAGGTTTTACTGTTGTTTTAGTAGGAAGTAGAGAAGACAAAAGGATAGATAAAGGCCGTTATTCTGAAGGCGTTATAGACCTTAGAGGGAAACTAACTATCAGGGAAAGTCTGTCTGTTGTATCAAATGCCCTGCTGACTGTCAGCAACGATTCTGCCGTTGCTCACATGTCAAGGGCTGTAAAAACCCCTGTTCTTATGATATACGGAGCAACCCACCCATTTTTTGGTTTTTATCCATTCCCAGAGGAAGGAGAATACATTCTAAAAGGATTAAAATGTCAGCCCTGCCACATACACGGCAAAAAAGAGTGCAAACTTAAAACTGTAGAGTGTCTCAACATCGGTCCAGAGGTAATAGCAAACAGGGCTCTAAATCTCCTGAAAAAAAGTTTATAA
- a CDS encoding tetratricopeptide repeat protein gives MEKKKVPIEKDVDIEFEYKVYMFYDFIKKNIKLVVSGVVILFLIIATYFYYRHSQEVLLNNSSVALYKIQKAFSSKKFDEAQKLINQFKEKYPDSPFIKVAIAHEILIKKEKNSIKPEELNKLQVRINSKQINAGLTEFRAYLYYKNKDYSKAVGITQNIDQRYYNYISALTLKGFSLKHLGKEKEYRNTFNQVFQLSKYDYFKLLAKENM, from the coding sequence ATGGAAAAGAAAAAAGTTCCTATAGAAAAGGATGTGGACATAGAGTTTGAGTATAAAGTATACATGTTTTACGACTTTATAAAAAAGAATATCAAGCTCGTCGTATCAGGTGTAGTAATACTTTTTCTCATTATTGCCACATATTTTTATTACAGACATTCTCAAGAAGTGCTTCTCAACAACAGCTCTGTAGCCCTTTACAAGATACAGAAAGCATTCAGCTCAAAAAAGTTTGATGAAGCCCAAAAACTGATAAATCAGTTTAAAGAAAAGTATCCTGACTCTCCATTTATCAAGGTAGCTATAGCCCACGAAATTCTGATAAAAAAGGAAAAAAACAGCATAAAACCTGAAGAGCTGAACAAACTGCAGGTAAGAATAAACTCAAAACAGATTAATGCAGGTCTGACAGAATTCAGGGCTTACCTTTACTACAAAAACAAAGATTACAGCAAGGCAGTAGGCATCACACAGAATATAGACCAGAGATACTACAACTACATATCAGCTCTAACCCTTAAAGGATTCTCCCTGAAACATTTAGGAAAGGAAAAGGAGTACAGAAACACATTCAATCAGGTTTTTCAGCTTTCAAAGTATGATTACTTTAAACTTTTAGCAAAGGAAAATATGTAG
- the purC gene encoding phosphoribosylaminoimidazolesuccinocarboxamide synthase yields the protein MEKREKLYEGKAKIIYATDEPDKVIAHYKDAATAFDAVKKATIKGKGVLNNTIASFFFQMLNERGIPTHFIKKLSDREMLIYRVEIIPVEVVVRNIAAGSIVKRLGIPKNTKFEPPLVEFYLKNDELHDPIICEQHIYAMNLAKPEEVAQMKELALKVNEILKEFMEKQGVILVDFKLEFGRKDGKILLADEISPDTCRFWDAKTGESLDKDRFRFDLGDLIEGYKKILEKIEKNQ from the coding sequence ATGGAAAAAAGAGAAAAATTATACGAAGGAAAAGCAAAAATCATATATGCAACAGATGAACCTGATAAGGTTATAGCTCACTATAAGGACGCAGCAACTGCATTTGATGCTGTCAAAAAGGCAACAATCAAAGGAAAAGGCGTTCTTAACAACACTATTGCTTCATTTTTCTTCCAGATGCTAAACGAAAGAGGCATTCCAACACATTTTATAAAAAAGCTGTCTGACAGGGAGATGCTGATTTACAGAGTAGAGATAATACCAGTTGAAGTTGTTGTAAGAAACATCGCAGCTGGCAGTATAGTAAAGAGGTTAGGCATTCCCAAAAACACTAAATTTGAGCCACCTCTGGTTGAGTTTTATCTGAAAAATGACGAGCTCCACGACCCTATAATATGTGAGCAGCACATATATGCTATGAACCTTGCAAAACCTGAAGAAGTTGCACAGATGAAAGAGCTGGCACTGAAAGTTAACGAAATACTAAAGGAGTTTATGGAAAAACAGGGGGTTATACTTGTTGACTTTAAGTTAGAATTTGGAAGAAAGGACGGAAAAATCCTCCTTGCAGATGAGATATCACCTGACACATGCAGGTTCTGGGACGCAAAAACAGGAGAAAGCCTTGATAAAGACAGATTTAGATTTGACCTTGGAGACCTTATTGAGGGATATAAAAAGATATTAGAGAAGATAGAAAAAAATCAGTAG